A window from Culex pipiens pallens isolate TS chromosome 3, TS_CPP_V2, whole genome shotgun sequence encodes these proteins:
- the LOC120428078 gene encoding protein NDUFAF4 homolog, with the protein MGIVQSLVSRQFNKFNVENRAQKIISQDKPKPAPKFDSNLRDLERVLQEYPELINKQNKKDELLDDYLKHVYVTSTRSEPTRQRQLEYALPLDRSAVDDFEFGHLEPQKVSKGRCTLRQAMEFISNHQTDPSQWNAAAISKRYDLKENLVNDILKHFKPFELHLPENKQKGKAFPNTSNQNKLLN; encoded by the exons ATGGGCATAGTACAGTCACTTGTTTCACgacaatttaataaatttaatgttgaaaatcgcgctcaaaaaataatttcccaaGATAAGCCCAAGCCTGCACCAAAATTTGATTCCAACTTAAGAGACCTAGAAAGAGTTTTACAAG AATATCCCGAATTGatcaacaagcaaaacaaaaaggaTGAATTGTTAGATGATTACTTGAAACATGTCTATGTAACTTCTACACGTTCG GAACCCACCCGTCAAAGACAGTTGGAATACGCGTTACCTTTGGATCGCTCAGCTGTTGATGATTTCGAATTTGGGCATTTGGAACCACAAAAGGTGTCTAAAGGCCGTTGCACATTACGCCAAGCTATGGAGTTTATTTCCAATCACCAAACCGATCCATCGCAATGGAATGCCGCTGCGATATCTAAACGCTATGATTTGAAAGAGAATCTTGTGAATGACATTCTTAAGCACTTCAAACCATTTGAATTGCATTTACCTGAGAACAAACAAAAAGGCAAGGCATTTCCCAATACAAgtaatcaaaataaattgctGAATTAA